A genomic stretch from Oculatellaceae cyanobacterium includes:
- a CDS encoding type II toxin-antitoxin system HicB family antitoxin: MKIKVIVWQEEDVWCATVPALPGCHTWGESYEHLMEMVKEAIEGWLEVANEKQLPTERQQLVEISL; encoded by the coding sequence ATGAAAATAAAAGTCATTGTTTGGCAAGAAGAAGATGTTTGGTGTGCAACTGTTCCTGCTTTACCTGGCTGTCATACCTGGGGAGAAAGCTATGAACATTTAATGGAAATGGTTAAAGAAGCAATTGAAGGATGGCTAGAGGTAGCTAATGAAAAACAATTACCCACTGAAAGACAACAATTAGTGGAGATTTCACTATGA
- a CDS encoding type II toxin-antitoxin system HicA family toxin produces the protein MKSISSKKLCKIMEEFGWILTIVKGSHHIHTKENTSAIVVIPVHSNRDLPIGTLNGILKDAGLTEDDI, from the coding sequence ATGAAATCAATTTCTAGCAAAAAACTATGTAAAATTATGGAGGAATTTGGATGGATACTTACTATAGTTAAGGGAAGCCATCATATTCACACTAAAGAAAATACTTCTGCTATTGTTGTTATTCCTGTGCATAGTAATAGAGATTTACCAATAGGAACTTTAAATGGTATCCTCAAAGATGCGGGATTAACTGAAGATGATATATAA